One Castanea sativa cultivar Marrone di Chiusa Pesio chromosome 4, ASM4071231v1 DNA window includes the following coding sequences:
- the LOC142630533 gene encoding 3'(2'),5'-bisphosphate nucleotidase 1-like translates to MATLINCLRVVPKVTNTNTEPFVSLFSKRVSRLAIVASFSSSTMSYEKELAAANKAASLAARLCQKVQKELLQSDVQSKSDKSPVTVADYGSQALVSFVLENELSSESFSLVAEEDSGDLRKESGQETLQRITKLVNDTLLSDGSFSVSSLTTEDVLRAIDRGKSEGGSHGRHWVLDPIDGTKGFLRGDQYAIALALLDEGKVVLGVLACPNLPLVSISGDSQHSSHDEVGCLFFAKVGAGTYMQSLDGSSPKKVHVSTTENPEEASLFESFEAAHSLHDLSSSITKKLGVKAPPVRIDSQAKYGALSRGDGAIYLRFPHKGYREKIWDHAAGCIVVTEAGGVVTDAAGNPLDFSQGRYLDLDTGIIVTNQKLMPSLLKAVRESLDEKNSSL, encoded by the exons atggctACACTAATAAATTGCTTAAGAGTAGTACCCAAAGTAACAAACACAAACACTGAACCCTTCGTTTCTCTCTTCTCCAAAAGGGTCTCTAGATTAGCAATAGTAGCATCATTTTCGTCCTCAACAATGTCTTACGAAAAGGAACTCGCGGCTGCCAACAAAGCCGCCTCTCTCGCTGCTCGACTCTGCCag AAAGTGCAAAAGGAGCTGTTGCAATCAGATGTCCAGTCGAAATCAGATAAAAGTCCCGTGACAGTGGCTGATTATG GTTCACAAGCCCTGGTTAGTTTTGTGCTGGAGAATGAACTTTCTTCTGAATCATTCTCATTAGTGGCTGAGGAG GATTCAGGAGATCTTCGGAAGGAAAGTGGCCAGGAAACATTACAGCGTATTACAAAACTTGTGAATGATACTCTTCTCAGTGATGGATCATTTAGTGTTTCTTCTCTAACCACAGAAGATGTGCTTAGGGCCATTGACAGAGGCAAGTCTGAAGGTGGTTCTCATGGGCGGCACTGGGTTTTGGATCCAATAGATGGCACTAAAGG ATTTCTAAGAGGAGACCAATATGCTATAGCACTGGCATTGCTAGATGAAGGGAAAGTAGTGTTGGGCGTCCTGGCTTGTCCAAATCTTCCATTAGTTTCCATTAGTGGTGATAGTCAGCATTCTTCACATGATGAAGTGGGTTGCCTTTTCTTTGCCAAAGTTGGTGCAGGAACGTATATGCAGTCACTGGATGGTTCTTCGCCAAAAAAG GTGCATGTCAGTACTACTGAAAATCCAGAGGAAGCATCACTCTTTGAATCCTTTGAAGCAGCACACTCCCTGCATGACTTGTCTAGCTCCATTACAAAA AAACTTGGTGTCAAAGCACCACCGGTTAGAATTGACAGCCAAGCTAAATATGGGGCACTGTCCAGAGGAGATGGAGCTATATATCTGCGATTCCCTCATAAAGGATACCGTGAGAAAATATGGGATCATGCTGCTGGGTGCATTGTTGTGACTG AGGCCGGTGGTGTGGTGACAGATGCTGCAGGGAACCCTTTGGATTTTTCTCAAGGAAGATACCTTGATCTTGACACAGGCATAATTGTTACCAATCAGAAATTGATGCCATCACTCTTGAAGGCAGTTAGAGAATCCCTGGATGAGAAAAATTCATCCCTGTGA
- the LOC142630532 gene encoding 2-oxoisovalerate dehydrogenase subunit alpha 2, mitochondrial isoform X1 produces MALCMRKSPKLINLLKYRMGLFDMITPCSWNSTSSHHQEFPVKAPIAHNLGNPVADLSVKATLFSACRFKSTKPEKQLNSLNDADDNKVLDFPGGKVRFSPKMTFISESPEERTQCYRVLDDNGQLILGSNLVQVGEELAVKMYTDMITLQTMDTLFYEAQRQGRISFYLTTIGEEAINIATAAALTADDHVFPQYREPGVLLWRGFTLQEFANQCFVNKADHGKGRQMPVHYGSNKHNYFTVSSTIATQLPHAVGAAYALKMDRKDACAVTYFGDGGSSEGDFHAALNFAAVLEAPVIFICRNNGWAISTPTSDQFRSDGVVVRGSAYGVRSIRVDGNDALAIYGAVHAARKMAITEHRPILIEALTYRVGHHSTSDDSTKYRPVDEIEWWKWARDPVTRFRKWIESKYWWSSEAESEFRSSVRQQLLHAIQVAEKAEKPPVADIFTDVYDVPPSNLHEQEKLLRETIRRHPRDYPSDVPA; encoded by the exons ATGGCTTTGTGCATGAGGAAATCACCAAAACTTATCAACCTTCTAAAATACAGgatgggtttgtttgatatGATCACCCCCTGTTCTTGGAATTCTACTTCATCCCATCATCAAGAATTTCCAGTTAAAGCTCCAATTGCTCATAATCTAGGAAACCCAGTTGCAGATTTGAGTGTCAAAGCAACTCTTTTCTCTGCTTGTCGTTTCAAATCAACCAAACCCGAAAAACAATTGAATTCTCTCAATGATGCTGATGACAACAAG GTCTTGGATTTTCCAGGAGGAAAGGTTAGATTCTCTCCTAAAATGACATTCATATCTGAATCCCCTGAGGAGCGTACACAATGCTACAGAGTCCTTGATGACAATGGTCAGCTGATTTTGGGCAGCAATTTAGTACAG GTCGGCGAGGAACTTGCTGTAAAAATGTACACTGACATGATTACACTTCAAACCATGGACACTCTTTTTTATGAAGCACAAAGGCAAGGAAGAATTTCCTTTTATCTGACCACAATTGGAGAGGAGGCCATCAATATTGCAACTGCAGCAGCTCTCACTGCTGATGACCATGTCTTCCCTCAG TACAGAGAGCCAGGAGTGCTATTATGGCGTGGTTTCACCCTTCAAGAATTTGCAAATCAGTGTTTTGTAAATAAAGCTGATCATGGAAAAGGCAGGCAGATGCCTGTCCATTATGGCTCTAACAAGCACAATTACTTTACTGTATCATCAACAATTGC AACACAACTTCCCCATGCTGTTGGTGCTGCATATGCTCTGAAGATGGATAGAAAAGACGCATGTGCAGTTACCTATTTTGGTGATGGTGGCTCAAGTGAG GGAGATTTCCATGCTGCTTTAAATTTTGCGGCGGTTTTGGAGGCCCCAGTAATATTTATCTGTCGAAACAACGGATGGGCTATCAGCACCCCTACTTCAGACCAGTTTagaa GTGATGGTGTAGTTGTTAGAGGCTCTGCTTATGGAGTCCGAAGTATTCGTGTAGATGGTAATGATGCACTTGCAATTTATGGTGCAGTTCATGCTGCACGTAAAATGGCAATAACTGAACACAGACCAATCTTAATTGAG GCTCTAACATATCGAGTGGGACATCACTCCACGTCTGATGATTCCACCAAGTATCGTCCAGTTGATGAGATTGAATGGTGGAAATGGGCACGAGACCCAGTAACTAGATTTAGAAAATGGATTGAAAGCAAATATTGGTGGAGCAGTGAGGCTGAGTCAGAGTTCAGAAGCAGTGTGAGGCAGCAG CTACTGCATGCAATTCAAGTTGCAGAAAAAGCTGAGAAACCTCCAGTGGCAGACATTTTCACAGATGTATATGATGTTCCCCCATCCAATCTCCACGAGCAGGAGAAACTGCTTAGAGAGACAATCAGAAGACACCCACGGGACTACCCATCAGATGTTCCTGCCTAG
- the LOC142630532 gene encoding 2-oxoisovalerate dehydrogenase subunit alpha 2, mitochondrial isoform X4, with the protein MTFISESPEERTQCYRVLDDNGQLILGSNLVQVGEELAVKMYTDMITLQTMDTLFYEAQRQGRISFYLTTIGEEAINIATAAALTADDHVFPQYREPGVLLWRGFTLQEFANQCFVNKADHGKGRQMPVHYGSNKHNYFTVSSTIATQLPHAVGAAYALKMDRKDACAVTYFGDGGSSEGDFHAALNFAAVLEAPVIFICRNNGWAISTPTSDQFRSDGVVVRGSAYGVRSIRVDGNDALAIYGAVHAARKMAITEHRPILIEALTYRVGHHSTSDDSTKYRPVDEIEWWKWARDPVTRFRKWIESKYWWSSEAESEFRSSVRQQLLHAIQVAEKAEKPPVADIFTDVYDVPPSNLHEQEKLLRETIRRHPRDYPSDVPA; encoded by the exons ATGACATTCATATCTGAATCCCCTGAGGAGCGTACACAATGCTACAGAGTCCTTGATGACAATGGTCAGCTGATTTTGGGCAGCAATTTAGTACAG GTCGGCGAGGAACTTGCTGTAAAAATGTACACTGACATGATTACACTTCAAACCATGGACACTCTTTTTTATGAAGCACAAAGGCAAGGAAGAATTTCCTTTTATCTGACCACAATTGGAGAGGAGGCCATCAATATTGCAACTGCAGCAGCTCTCACTGCTGATGACCATGTCTTCCCTCAG TACAGAGAGCCAGGAGTGCTATTATGGCGTGGTTTCACCCTTCAAGAATTTGCAAATCAGTGTTTTGTAAATAAAGCTGATCATGGAAAAGGCAGGCAGATGCCTGTCCATTATGGCTCTAACAAGCACAATTACTTTACTGTATCATCAACAATTGC AACACAACTTCCCCATGCTGTTGGTGCTGCATATGCTCTGAAGATGGATAGAAAAGACGCATGTGCAGTTACCTATTTTGGTGATGGTGGCTCAAGTGAG GGAGATTTCCATGCTGCTTTAAATTTTGCGGCGGTTTTGGAGGCCCCAGTAATATTTATCTGTCGAAACAACGGATGGGCTATCAGCACCCCTACTTCAGACCAGTTTagaa GTGATGGTGTAGTTGTTAGAGGCTCTGCTTATGGAGTCCGAAGTATTCGTGTAGATGGTAATGATGCACTTGCAATTTATGGTGCAGTTCATGCTGCACGTAAAATGGCAATAACTGAACACAGACCAATCTTAATTGAG GCTCTAACATATCGAGTGGGACATCACTCCACGTCTGATGATTCCACCAAGTATCGTCCAGTTGATGAGATTGAATGGTGGAAATGGGCACGAGACCCAGTAACTAGATTTAGAAAATGGATTGAAAGCAAATATTGGTGGAGCAGTGAGGCTGAGTCAGAGTTCAGAAGCAGTGTGAGGCAGCAG CTACTGCATGCAATTCAAGTTGCAGAAAAAGCTGAGAAACCTCCAGTGGCAGACATTTTCACAGATGTATATGATGTTCCCCCATCCAATCTCCACGAGCAGGAGAAACTGCTTAGAGAGACAATCAGAAGACACCCACGGGACTACCCATCAGATGTTCCTGCCTAG
- the LOC142630532 gene encoding 2-oxoisovalerate dehydrogenase subunit alpha 2, mitochondrial isoform X3, whose protein sequence is MVLDFPGGKVRFSPKMTFISESPEERTQCYRVLDDNGQLILGSNLVQVGEELAVKMYTDMITLQTMDTLFYEAQRQGRISFYLTTIGEEAINIATAAALTADDHVFPQYREPGVLLWRGFTLQEFANQCFVNKADHGKGRQMPVHYGSNKHNYFTVSSTIATQLPHAVGAAYALKMDRKDACAVTYFGDGGSSEGDFHAALNFAAVLEAPVIFICRNNGWAISTPTSDQFRSDGVVVRGSAYGVRSIRVDGNDALAIYGAVHAARKMAITEHRPILIEALTYRVGHHSTSDDSTKYRPVDEIEWWKWARDPVTRFRKWIESKYWWSSEAESEFRSSVRQQLLHAIQVAEKAEKPPVADIFTDVYDVPPSNLHEQEKLLRETIRRHPRDYPSDVPA, encoded by the exons atg GTCTTGGATTTTCCAGGAGGAAAGGTTAGATTCTCTCCTAAAATGACATTCATATCTGAATCCCCTGAGGAGCGTACACAATGCTACAGAGTCCTTGATGACAATGGTCAGCTGATTTTGGGCAGCAATTTAGTACAG GTCGGCGAGGAACTTGCTGTAAAAATGTACACTGACATGATTACACTTCAAACCATGGACACTCTTTTTTATGAAGCACAAAGGCAAGGAAGAATTTCCTTTTATCTGACCACAATTGGAGAGGAGGCCATCAATATTGCAACTGCAGCAGCTCTCACTGCTGATGACCATGTCTTCCCTCAG TACAGAGAGCCAGGAGTGCTATTATGGCGTGGTTTCACCCTTCAAGAATTTGCAAATCAGTGTTTTGTAAATAAAGCTGATCATGGAAAAGGCAGGCAGATGCCTGTCCATTATGGCTCTAACAAGCACAATTACTTTACTGTATCATCAACAATTGC AACACAACTTCCCCATGCTGTTGGTGCTGCATATGCTCTGAAGATGGATAGAAAAGACGCATGTGCAGTTACCTATTTTGGTGATGGTGGCTCAAGTGAG GGAGATTTCCATGCTGCTTTAAATTTTGCGGCGGTTTTGGAGGCCCCAGTAATATTTATCTGTCGAAACAACGGATGGGCTATCAGCACCCCTACTTCAGACCAGTTTagaa GTGATGGTGTAGTTGTTAGAGGCTCTGCTTATGGAGTCCGAAGTATTCGTGTAGATGGTAATGATGCACTTGCAATTTATGGTGCAGTTCATGCTGCACGTAAAATGGCAATAACTGAACACAGACCAATCTTAATTGAG GCTCTAACATATCGAGTGGGACATCACTCCACGTCTGATGATTCCACCAAGTATCGTCCAGTTGATGAGATTGAATGGTGGAAATGGGCACGAGACCCAGTAACTAGATTTAGAAAATGGATTGAAAGCAAATATTGGTGGAGCAGTGAGGCTGAGTCAGAGTTCAGAAGCAGTGTGAGGCAGCAG CTACTGCATGCAATTCAAGTTGCAGAAAAAGCTGAGAAACCTCCAGTGGCAGACATTTTCACAGATGTATATGATGTTCCCCCATCCAATCTCCACGAGCAGGAGAAACTGCTTAGAGAGACAATCAGAAGACACCCACGGGACTACCCATCAGATGTTCCTGCCTAG
- the LOC142630532 gene encoding 2-oxoisovalerate dehydrogenase subunit alpha 2, mitochondrial isoform X2, which translates to MALCMRKSPKLINLLKYRMGLFDMITPCSWNSTSSHHQEFPVKAPIAHNLGNPVADLSVKATLFSACRFKSTKPEKQLNSLNDADDNKVLDFPGGKVRFSPKMTFISESPEERTQCYRVLDDNGQLILGSNLVQVGEELAVKMYTDMITLQTMDTLFYEAQRQGRISFYLTTIGEEAINIATAAALTADDHVFPQYREPGVLLWRGFTLQEFANQCFVNKADHGKGRQMPVHYGSNKHNYFTVSSTIATQLPHAVGAAYALKMDRKDACAVTYFGDGGSSEGDFHAALNFAAVLEAPVIFICRNNGWAISTPTSDQFRSDGVVVRGSAYGVRSIRVDGNDALAIYGAVHAARKMAITEHRPILIEALTYRVGHHSTSDDSTKYRPVDEIEWWKWARDPVTRFRKWIESKYWWSSEAESEFRSSVRQQDSHTQI; encoded by the exons ATGGCTTTGTGCATGAGGAAATCACCAAAACTTATCAACCTTCTAAAATACAGgatgggtttgtttgatatGATCACCCCCTGTTCTTGGAATTCTACTTCATCCCATCATCAAGAATTTCCAGTTAAAGCTCCAATTGCTCATAATCTAGGAAACCCAGTTGCAGATTTGAGTGTCAAAGCAACTCTTTTCTCTGCTTGTCGTTTCAAATCAACCAAACCCGAAAAACAATTGAATTCTCTCAATGATGCTGATGACAACAAG GTCTTGGATTTTCCAGGAGGAAAGGTTAGATTCTCTCCTAAAATGACATTCATATCTGAATCCCCTGAGGAGCGTACACAATGCTACAGAGTCCTTGATGACAATGGTCAGCTGATTTTGGGCAGCAATTTAGTACAG GTCGGCGAGGAACTTGCTGTAAAAATGTACACTGACATGATTACACTTCAAACCATGGACACTCTTTTTTATGAAGCACAAAGGCAAGGAAGAATTTCCTTTTATCTGACCACAATTGGAGAGGAGGCCATCAATATTGCAACTGCAGCAGCTCTCACTGCTGATGACCATGTCTTCCCTCAG TACAGAGAGCCAGGAGTGCTATTATGGCGTGGTTTCACCCTTCAAGAATTTGCAAATCAGTGTTTTGTAAATAAAGCTGATCATGGAAAAGGCAGGCAGATGCCTGTCCATTATGGCTCTAACAAGCACAATTACTTTACTGTATCATCAACAATTGC AACACAACTTCCCCATGCTGTTGGTGCTGCATATGCTCTGAAGATGGATAGAAAAGACGCATGTGCAGTTACCTATTTTGGTGATGGTGGCTCAAGTGAG GGAGATTTCCATGCTGCTTTAAATTTTGCGGCGGTTTTGGAGGCCCCAGTAATATTTATCTGTCGAAACAACGGATGGGCTATCAGCACCCCTACTTCAGACCAGTTTagaa GTGATGGTGTAGTTGTTAGAGGCTCTGCTTATGGAGTCCGAAGTATTCGTGTAGATGGTAATGATGCACTTGCAATTTATGGTGCAGTTCATGCTGCACGTAAAATGGCAATAACTGAACACAGACCAATCTTAATTGAG GCTCTAACATATCGAGTGGGACATCACTCCACGTCTGATGATTCCACCAAGTATCGTCCAGTTGATGAGATTGAATGGTGGAAATGGGCACGAGACCCAGTAACTAGATTTAGAAAATGGATTGAAAGCAAATATTGGTGGAGCAGTGAGGCTGAGTCAGAGTTCAGAAGCAGTGTGAGGCAGCAG GATAGTCACACTCAAATATAA
- the LOC142630807 gene encoding NAC domain-containing protein 104-like has protein sequence MGDGSVNLPPGFHFCPTDEELVLHFLLRKASLLPCHPDIIPDLDLCLHDPWEFNGKALTSGSVYYFFSNKVTENWITKNGYWMELGIIDEPIVTSAGNKVGIKKYLVFYIGEAPGGVETDWIMQEYHLCNHDLRGALHNRRGKRKIDCSKWVLCRVYERKGNFAQWFCNSDDEDNGTELSSPDEMFLSAIDDEFDDTSFPK, from the exons ATGGGAGATGGCAGTGTCAACCTACCTCCTGGTTTCCATTTCTGTCCAACTGATGAAGAACTTGTCCTTCACTTTCTCCTTCGCAAGGCCTCACTCTTACCATGCCATCCTGACATAATTCCAGATCTTGATCTTTGTCTGCATGATCCTTGGGAATTCAATG gtaagGCATTGACAAGTGGAAGTGTGTACTATTTCTTCAGCAATAAGGTGACAGAAAATTGGATCACAAAAAATGGATATTGGATGGAATTGGGTATTATTGATGAACCTATAGTCACCAGCGCTGGTAACAAAGTGGGAATCAAGAAATATCTTGTCTTCTACATTGGTGAAGCTCCAGGTGGTGTTGAAACTGATTGGATAATGCAAGAATATCATCTTTGCAACCATGATTTGAGGGGTGCATTGCACAACAGAAGAGGAAAACGAAAAATA GATTGTAGTAAGTGGGTTTTATGCCGAGTTTATGAGAGGAAAGGCAATTTTGCGCAATGGTTCTGCAACAGCGATGATGAAGATAATGGAACGGAGCTTTCAAGCCCTGACGAAATGTTTTTGTCAGCTATAGATGATGAATTTGATGACACAAGTTTTCCCAAGTAG
- the LOC142630704 gene encoding uncharacterized protein LOC142630704 isoform X2, protein MFLFEGNFGNILHTGDCRLTAECVQSLPKKFVGKKGKVPRCQLDYVFLDCTFGRFRQNLPSKHSAIQQVINCIWKHPDAPVVYLTCDLLGQEEILANVSQTFGSKIYVDKASNPECFQALTLTFPDIISEDSSSRFQVLDGFPKLYERAKAKLLEAQAHCQPAPLIIRPSAQWYACEEEFSENNSQRKLRMNEAVRDQFGVWHVCYSIHSSKEELEWTLQLLVPKWVVSTTPSCRAMELDFVKKHCFGNHVAPNDPIWKLLDIGTEGSPDVDVSIKGVSGSPMVEEHTQTYAQPQFEPVKVSTGLKGPIKLSPPSKKVTLFGRARLGLQDFSFSHEGPIVASIYNNPPQISANKVEEFSFQEEAEVKCHKSESKTGIADIEVQCLKSVDKETEVHNNASLTIGSSKSYSERLRKFYRTMNVPVPQPLPSLVELMKASKCAKRKFEL, encoded by the exons ATGTTCTTGTTTGAAGGCAATTTTGGTAATATCTTGCACACAGGAGATTGCAGACTCACGGCTGAGTGTGTACAAAGTTTACCAAAGAAGTTTGTTGGCAAGAAAGGAAAAGTACCAAGGTGTCAACTTGATTATGTTTTCCTAGACTGCACATTTGGGAGATTTCGTCAGAACCTTCCCAGCAAGCACTCAGCAATCCAACAG GTTATTAATTGTATATGGAAGCATCCTGATGCCCCTGTGGTGTATCTGACCTGTGACCTTCTCGGCCAGGAAGAAATTCTGGCAAATGTGTCCCAAACATTTGGGTCCAAGATCTATGTTGATAAAGCCTCTAATCCAGAGTGTTTCCAAGCTCTAACCCTAACATTTCCTGACATTATCTCTGAAGATTCCTCGTCCCGCTTCCAGGTATTAGATGGATTTCCTAAACTATATGAAAGAGCAAAAGCAAAGCTTTTGGAGGCCCAAGCTCACTGCCAACCTGCCCCTCTCATAATCCGCCCATCAGCACAGTGGTATGCATGTGAGGAAGAGTTCTCGGAGAATAATAGTCAAAGAAAACTGAGAATGAATGAAGCAGTAAGGGACCAATTTGGTGTTTGGCATGTTTGTTACTCAATTCACTCATCCAAGGAAGAATTAGAATGGACCCTGCAACTTCTTGTGCCTAAATGGGTTGTTTCAACAACCCCTAGTTGTAGGGCCATGGAGCTAGATTTTGTTAAGAAACACTGCTTTGGCAATCACGTAGCTCCAAATGACCCTATCTGGAAGCTTCTTGATATTGGCACGGAAGGTTCTCCAGATGTGGATGTATCCATCAAAGGTGTTAGTGGTTCTCCTATGGTTGAAGAGCACACCCAAACTTATGCTCAACCTCAATTTGAACCAGTAAAAGTATCTACGGGCCTAAAAGGACCTATAAAATTGTCCCCTCCAAGCAAAAAAGTGACATTATTTGGAAGAGCGAGACTTGGTCTCCAAGATTTTAGTTTTTCACATGAGGGCCCAATAGTTGCATCTATCTACAATAACCCTCCACAAATATCTGCCAACAAAGTAGAAGAATTCTCATTCCAGGAGGAAGCTGAAGTGAAATGCCACAAGTCAGAAAGCAAGACAGGTATAGCAGATATTGAAGTGCAATGTCTGAAGTCAGTGGATAAAGAGACTGAAGTTCATAACAATGCTTCTTTAACAATTGGATCATCAAAGAGCTATAGTGAAAGATTGAGGAAGTTTTATAGGACAATGAATGTTCCTGTGCCTCAGCCTCTTCCCTCCTTAGTGGAGCTCATGAAAGCCAGCAAGTGTGCCAAGAGGAAATTTGAGTTATAG
- the LOC142630704 gene encoding uncharacterized protein LOC142630704 isoform X1, translating into MPIEMPKGLPFSVDTWTSSSKRKRHHFLTHAHKDHSFGISSHFSFPIYSTLLTKSLVLQHYPQLDDSLFVEIEIGQSVVVDDPDGAFTVTAFDANHCPGAVMFLFEGNFGNILHTGDCRLTAECVQSLPKKFVGKKGKVPRCQLDYVFLDCTFGRFRQNLPSKHSAIQQVINCIWKHPDAPVVYLTCDLLGQEEILANVSQTFGSKIYVDKASNPECFQALTLTFPDIISEDSSSRFQVLDGFPKLYERAKAKLLEAQAHCQPAPLIIRPSAQWYACEEEFSENNSQRKLRMNEAVRDQFGVWHVCYSIHSSKEELEWTLQLLVPKWVVSTTPSCRAMELDFVKKHCFGNHVAPNDPIWKLLDIGTEGSPDVDVSIKGVSGSPMVEEHTQTYAQPQFEPVKVSTGLKGPIKLSPPSKKVTLFGRARLGLQDFSFSHEGPIVASIYNNPPQISANKVEEFSFQEEAEVKCHKSESKTGIADIEVQCLKSVDKETEVHNNASLTIGSSKSYSERLRKFYRTMNVPVPQPLPSLVELMKASKCAKRKFEL; encoded by the exons ATGCCAATAGAAATGCCCAAAGGGCTACCATTCTCAGTGGACACATGGACTTCTTCTTCAAAGAGAAAGAGGCACCACTTTTTAACTCATGCCCACAAAGACCACTCCTTTGGCATCTCTTCCCACTTTTCTTTCCCTATCTACTCAACCCTTCTCACCAAGTCTCTAGTCCTTCAACACTACCCCCAG CTTGATGATTCATTGTTTGTGGAAATTGAAATTGGGCAATCGGTGGTTGTGGATGATCCTGATGGGGCTTTCACTGTCACGGCTTTTGATGCCAACCACTGCCCTG GAGCTGTAATGTTCTTGTTTGAAGGCAATTTTGGTAATATCTTGCACACAGGAGATTGCAGACTCACGGCTGAGTGTGTACAAAGTTTACCAAAGAAGTTTGTTGGCAAGAAAGGAAAAGTACCAAGGTGTCAACTTGATTATGTTTTCCTAGACTGCACATTTGGGAGATTTCGTCAGAACCTTCCCAGCAAGCACTCAGCAATCCAACAG GTTATTAATTGTATATGGAAGCATCCTGATGCCCCTGTGGTGTATCTGACCTGTGACCTTCTCGGCCAGGAAGAAATTCTGGCAAATGTGTCCCAAACATTTGGGTCCAAGATCTATGTTGATAAAGCCTCTAATCCAGAGTGTTTCCAAGCTCTAACCCTAACATTTCCTGACATTATCTCTGAAGATTCCTCGTCCCGCTTCCAGGTATTAGATGGATTTCCTAAACTATATGAAAGAGCAAAAGCAAAGCTTTTGGAGGCCCAAGCTCACTGCCAACCTGCCCCTCTCATAATCCGCCCATCAGCACAGTGGTATGCATGTGAGGAAGAGTTCTCGGAGAATAATAGTCAAAGAAAACTGAGAATGAATGAAGCAGTAAGGGACCAATTTGGTGTTTGGCATGTTTGTTACTCAATTCACTCATCCAAGGAAGAATTAGAATGGACCCTGCAACTTCTTGTGCCTAAATGGGTTGTTTCAACAACCCCTAGTTGTAGGGCCATGGAGCTAGATTTTGTTAAGAAACACTGCTTTGGCAATCACGTAGCTCCAAATGACCCTATCTGGAAGCTTCTTGATATTGGCACGGAAGGTTCTCCAGATGTGGATGTATCCATCAAAGGTGTTAGTGGTTCTCCTATGGTTGAAGAGCACACCCAAACTTATGCTCAACCTCAATTTGAACCAGTAAAAGTATCTACGGGCCTAAAAGGACCTATAAAATTGTCCCCTCCAAGCAAAAAAGTGACATTATTTGGAAGAGCGAGACTTGGTCTCCAAGATTTTAGTTTTTCACATGAGGGCCCAATAGTTGCATCTATCTACAATAACCCTCCACAAATATCTGCCAACAAAGTAGAAGAATTCTCATTCCAGGAGGAAGCTGAAGTGAAATGCCACAAGTCAGAAAGCAAGACAGGTATAGCAGATATTGAAGTGCAATGTCTGAAGTCAGTGGATAAAGAGACTGAAGTTCATAACAATGCTTCTTTAACAATTGGATCATCAAAGAGCTATAGTGAAAGATTGAGGAAGTTTTATAGGACAATGAATGTTCCTGTGCCTCAGCCTCTTCCCTCCTTAGTGGAGCTCATGAAAGCCAGCAAGTGTGCCAAGAGGAAATTTGAGTTATAG